In the Candidatus Cloacimonadota bacterium genome, AAGCCATCTGCGCCTTTGGTTTCTGATACACTTTTTGTTCCAATGTAGGAATTATTTTGAGAGGTCAAGCTTGCTCCGCAGCGCGGCTCCGCCAGCCTCGGCCGCCGAGCCTGAAAAAATTGGGCTGGACCCGCCCTTGGCCCCCTCCCATCCGCCTCTTGCCCGCCTCCCGTTGAGTTCCCGCTGTTCAGGCGGGAACTCAGCGGGAGGCGAAGGGGATGTGACCAGGCTGGGGCTTGGGGCGGAGCCAGCGGGAAACAGCCCTGATTTACGGTGTCTAAAAGACTGTACGGCAGTAAGTTGCTCAGCCGAAGACCATTCCGAAGGCAGCCGCGCCCAGCATCAGATAGATGGGGTTGGGCCTCAAGCGCCAGTAGATCGCCAGACTGATAACGAAAACGAGCACTGTGAACCAGTCCGTGATGGCGCTCCGGGCGATGAGGATCATGGCGGCGCCGATGAGGCCGAGGGTAACCCAGCGCAGTTTTTGAAAGATGTTTTTGAACCAGGGCTGCCGGCGGAGCTTGAGATAGGTGAGGGTGATGAGCAACATCAGGATGAGCGAGGGCAGGATCACCCCGAAGGTACAGAGCAGGGAGCCCCAAACGCCCGCCTGACGATAGCCGATGAAGGTGGCAGCGTTGATGGCGATTGGGCCCGGGGTCATTTGCGAGATCGCCACCACGTCGGTGAATTCACCCTGGGTGAGCCAGGCATGGCGGACCACGGCTTCCTGCTGGATCATGGCCAAAATGGCATAGCCGCCGCCGAAACTGAACAGGCCGATCTTGAAGAAGACCCAGAACAAACTCAGCAGGCTCATTCGGGCCTCTGCCTGCCCCAGACTCCCTGGACCACGGAAAAGGCGATCGCGGCCAGGATCAGCCAGATGGGGCTGAAGCCGAACCATCCCACCAGCACCATCGCGAGGATCGGCACCCAGAAATTGCTGAGCTTGAGTTTGGCGGAGCGGGTCATCTGGACCAGCGGCACGGCGATGAGGGCCACCAAGGCCGGTTTGAGGGCACGGAAAGCCTTGCGCACCAAGGCCTGGTCCGCATAGTGGGCAAAGAGTTCGGCGATCAGCATGATGGTGACCAGGGAGGGCAAAACCGTTCCCAGCACCGCTGCCGCCATGCCCCAGCGTCCTCGCACGTGCAGGCCCACGTAAACGCTGAGATTGATCGCGATCGGCCCCGGACAGGATTGCGCCGCGGCCAGGCCGTCCAGAAAGTCCTCATCCGTGATCCAGCCTCGTTTTTCCACCACTTCCCGACGGATGAGGGGGATCATCGCGTAGGCGCCGCCGATGGTGAACGCGCCAATTTTGAGAAAGGTAAAAAATAGGGAACCGAGGTTTTCAGACACCCTTCACCCGCTCTTCCACCAAACGCAGAAGTTCTGCCACAAGCTGCCGTTCCGGCACTTTTTTAACGATCTGGCCGCGGGCGAAGAGGAGGCCCTCGCCGTCGCCGCCGGCGATGCCAAAATCCGCTTCCCGCGCTTCTCCGGGCCCATTCACGGCGCAGCCCATCACGGCGATGGTGAGCGGCAGATCGCCGTAGGCCTGCAAGGCGTTTTCCACCTCGGTGGCCAGACGGAAGAGATTTACCCTGGTGCGTCCGCAGGTGGGACAGGAAATGATGTTAAGCCCCTGCCGCAAGCCGAGGTTGCGCAAGATCTGCCTGGCCACGATCACTTCCTGGATGGGATCGGCGGTGAGGGAAACCCGCAGGGTGTCGCCGATGCCTTCGGAGAGCAGGATCCCCAAGGCCATGGCGGATTTGACGCTGCCGGCCAGCAGGGTGCCGGATTCCGTGATGCCCAGATGCAGGGGGTAATCCACCGCCTCACTCAAAGCCCGGTAACTGGCCAGCATCAAAGGCAGTTGGGAGGCTTTCACGGAGATCTTGATGGCATCGAAGTTCAGGTCCTCGAGGATGCGCACATGCTCCAGGGCCGCCTCCACCATGGCTGCGGCGCTCACACCGTGTTTGGCCACCAGCTCCCGGGGCAGGGAACCGCTGTTCACGCCGATGCGGATGGGCACACCGCGTTCTGAAGCCACCTTCACCACTTCCTCCACCTTGACGCGGGAGCCTATGTTGCCTGGATTGATCCGGAGTCCGGCGATCCCGGCCTCCAGCGCTTGCAGGGCCAGCTTGTGGTCGAAATGAATGTCCGCGATCAGGGGCACTTTAGCGCCGCTGACGAGGGTTGGGATGGCGCGGATGTCCTCAGCGCCAGTGACCGCGAAGCGGATGATCTGGCAGCCGGAGCTTTCCAAAGCGCTGATCTGGGCCAGCGCGGCAGCCACATTTTGGGTGGGCACGCTGAGCATGCTCTGGATCGAAACAGGGGCGCCGCCGCCGATCGGGACAGAGCCCAAGTGTATCTGCCGGGTAGGTTTGCGAGTGATGTTTTCCATGTGGCAAAAGCAGGCTGGCCGGGAATTCTGTCAATCTAATTTCCCCGCCCTCACATAAA is a window encoding:
- a CDS encoding chromate transporter, which translates into the protein MSLLSLFWVFFKIGLFSFGGGYAILAMIQQEAVVRHAWLTQGEFTDVVAISQMTPGPIAINAATFIGYRQAGVWGSLLCTFGVILPSLILMLLITLTYLKLRRQPWFKNIFQKLRWVTLGLIGAAMILIARSAITDWFTVLVFVISLAIYWRLRPNPIYLMLGAAAFGMVFG
- a CDS encoding chromate transporter, which produces MSENLGSLFFTFLKIGAFTIGGAYAMIPLIRREVVEKRGWITDEDFLDGLAAAQSCPGPIAINLSVYVGLHVRGRWGMAAAVLGTVLPSLVTIMLIAELFAHYADQALVRKAFRALKPALVALIAVPLVQMTRSAKLKLSNFWVPILAMVLVGWFGFSPIWLILAAIAFSVVQGVWGRQRPE
- the ispG gene encoding flavodoxin-dependent (E)-4-hydroxy-3-methylbut-2-enyl-diphosphate synthase; translated protein: MENITRKPTRQIHLGSVPIGGGAPVSIQSMLSVPTQNVAAALAQISALESSGCQIIRFAVTGAEDIRAIPTLVSGAKVPLIADIHFDHKLALQALEAGIAGLRINPGNIGSRVKVEEVVKVASERGVPIRIGVNSGSLPRELVAKHGVSAAAMVEAALEHVRILEDLNFDAIKISVKASQLPLMLASYRALSEAVDYPLHLGITESGTLLAGSVKSAMALGILLSEGIGDTLRVSLTADPIQEVIVARQILRNLGLRQGLNIISCPTCGRTRVNLFRLATEVENALQAYGDLPLTIAVMGCAVNGPGEAREADFGIAGGDGEGLLFARGQIVKKVPERQLVAELLRLVEERVKGV